The Cyclobacterium amurskyense genome contains the following window.
AAGGTATAGGGTTAATAAATGTAAAAAAGAGGTTGAAGTTGCTTTACCCTGATGGCCACGTATTGGATATTCAGCAGTCGGATATAGAATATAAGGTAACCTTAAAAATGGCATTAAACAGGAACTAAGATGAATTGCATAATAATTGAAGACCAGCCACCAGCTCAAAGAATACTCAAAAAGTACATTGAGGACATGGGTACTCTTGAACTTATGGGTACTTTTAGTGACCCTATTCTGGCAATGGAGTTTTTGAATAACAATGGCATAGATCTGATTTTTTTGGACATTCATCTCCCTCGGTTAACAGGCCTTGATCTACTTAAAAGTTTAAGCAAAAAACCAGCTATTATCCTTACCACTGCCTATTCTGAATATGCATTGGAAAGTTACGAATTGGATGTAGTGGATTACTTATTAAAACCTTTTTCATTTCTACGCTTTGTAAAGGCGGTCGGTAAAGTTTCAGTGTCGGTAGACAGCAAAACCAATGAAAAGCCGATAATAAAATCAAACCCTGCCAAAAAAGAGCATTTTGTCAAATTAGGGTATGACCATGTCAGAATTGCTTTTGAAGACATCATGTACATACGTGCAGATGGTGATTACTGTGAGATCATCCTTATGGATAAAAAGTACTTGTCTTCTGAACCCATGCGAAAATGGATGGAACTTTTAGATGGGTTGCACTTTATCCGCATACATAAATCCTATATGGTAAATATAACCAGAATAGAGAAAGTTTCAGGGAATTTAATCACCTTAGTCAACGGCGAGCAATTGCCCATTGGCAGAGCATTTAAGGAAGATTTTTCCGAAAGATTCTTGAAGTAAATTGCTTAGTTTAATTCCTTTATTTTAATATTTTTAAACTCTACACCCTGTCCTTCGGCCTGTAATCCAATGTATCCTTCTTTTAGCATTTGTCCATCAACCTTATATGAAGGGTCAAAACGATTGGCAACACCACCCCCAATTTGAGGATTGGTGTATTCCAATACTTGTTCACCATTAACCTTATGGATCACAAGGGAATCACTATATACAATCAATTCTGCATGTACCCATTCGTCCCAGGGAAAAGTAGGAGAGCTGGAACTAATACAATGTCTGGGATCCATTTCTCCATTAAAGAATACTTCAGTCCCAGGAGAGCACATGTTTCCTGTAGGGCGTGGTTTACCATCCCCAGCATCAGCCAGCATTTGGTATTCAACAGATATGGGCCAATCCTGTTCTTTCAGTATTGTTTCGGGTGCTTGGGAATGAAACATAACACCACTGTTTCTATATGTATAGCTAGGTGCATCTTCCATCCATTGGTCTGTGAAGCGATAATCGAATTTTAAGTGAAATGAAGAATATGGTTTTTTATAAAACAAGTGACCATAGCGCTCATCAAAACGCTCATAGCCATCATAATTGACCTGAATAATCCCATCTACCACCCGAAAGGTGTTTGCATAGTTGTCCCCTGACTCATGGTGCTGCAATTTTGCTGTCCAACCTTCCAGATTTTTGCCATTAAAGATGGTTTCCCATTCAGCCTCTGTTGATTTTACTGTGGTCTTTGATTCACTTTTTCCGCAGGAATAAAACAATAAAAGCAGAAGAAATATAGCCAGTAATTGAGACAGTTGAAAAGATGGACGATTAAATGTAGGGAAGTTCATTTTATTGGGTTTCATGGGTGGTTTAAATTCAAGCCCTAATTTAGGGAATTATTATTAGACCTATTCTCAGCAATACTAAGCGTGGAAAACTCAATTTTTCCAGTTTTCCTATTAAATATGGCCGTACACAAGCCAATATTACCTTTTAGGATTTCACTCTTTAGATAAGGATTGCTGGAAAGAACCAAAGCTCTGGAGTATTCTATGTTCCATTTTGTTAATCGCTCAGTCCAATCCTCCAGATTCTCTGCATTTAATTCTTTAGGTTTGAAAAAACCTTCAGAAATGGCAGGTGTCAGCAAGCTACTGATTCGCTCTTCCGATGAGCTCATTGTGTTTTTTAAGGCATAGTTAATTAGTTTATTCGGTGAATGCCCCATTATCAAAATTAGCTTGGCATGTTGTTTTCTGCAGGAAATTTCAATGGTGTCAATGAGGTCGGCTCCTAGAATGTTACCTGCAACTTTCAATGGAATTAGGTCGCCTATTCCTGTGTTCATCAACATGTTAAGAGGTTCGCGCATGTCTATACAATTGACTACAATGGCCAAAGGAGCGTCCTTGATGAAATCCTTTAATTTCTTGTTTTGGAATCTCCTCGAAACCAGGTCACCGTCTACATACCGTTTATTACCTTCTTCTAGGAAGTTCAATATTTTTTGAGGTGTTTTAAGATCATTTCTATCTTGAGAATGTTTTCGATCTATTTTAATTTTATTTCTAGGTGTGAAATTGTCTCCCAAGCCTATTATGTTGAAGTCAATGTTGTTTTCCTTTGCAAAAGTGTCTTTGTAATCCTCAAAAATCTCCAAAATATCGGGTTCAACGTAGGAAGAAAAGGAAGCGTCAATGATCACTTTTGTTCCATTTGGCAAGTTCCAAAGCGTTCTTTTAATGGCTGGTTTGTTTAAAAATGAGACTTCATTTGACAGTTCAAGTCGGACAATTTTCTTTTTATTGACAGGATTGGTTGCCTCTATATAATAAGGATTATAAAAATTGCTTCTAAGTAAGAAAAAGACACTTACTGCTGATCCAATCAATACACCTAATAACACATCTGTTAAGAGAATAGCAATTACCGTGACTGCAAAGGGTAAAAACTGCACCCAGCCTTTTCTGTACATCTGTTTGATGATTCGAAAGGAAGTAAGTTTATACCCAACTAATAGTAATATAGCAGCAAGGGAGGCCAAAGGGATTAAATTGATAATATTGCTGAGGAATAAAACACTAATGGTCAAAAGAAAACCATGGATCAGTGTAGAGAATTTGGATTCAGCACCTGCCTCAATGTTTACAGAACTACGTACAATCACTGACGTAATGGGGATTCCTCCTAATAAACCTGCAAGTGTGTTCCCTATCCCTTGAGCTACCAACTCTTGATTGGGTGGGCTTCTTCTTTTATGAGGATCCAGATTGTCTGTAGCTTCCAGATTTAAAAGTGTGGCTATGGAACCTATTATAGCAATGGTGAAAGCATAGGTCCAAACTTTGCTGTCATTTATGGCAGTAAAATCAGGAAAGGTAAACAATGAACCAAAGTGATTTATTTCTGGTATATTGACCAGATGGACACCGTCTAGATATAGGGTAGGGATATAGAACTTGAAAAGCTGGTTAAGTCCTACTCCTAATATTACAACAAATAAGGAGGGAGGAAATAGTTTTAAGTGCTTTAAGGGGGTTTTATCCCAGTATATCATAATTACCAATGAAATAAGAGATAGCAAAAGTGCTCCAGGTGCAATGGTGGTAAAAACCAAAAACGCTCTTTCTTGTAGCCCTGTAAAAAAATCTTGCGAATAATTCAATAGTCGACTTTCGTTGAGTTCTACACCCAGTGCATAAGGCAACTGGGAAAAAATAAGAATTAGCCCAATTGCAGCCAGTAAACCCTTTATAATATTGGTTGGGATATAGTCGGCAATTCTACCGGCTTTAAGGAAACCAAGGGCAACTTGAATTAAGCCTCCTATCAATAGTGCCAATAGGAATACCTGAAAAGAACCCAACAGTTGAATAGCAATTAATACCACCGCAGATAAGCTAGCAGCAGGTCCGGTTACGCTTGTGTGGGAGCGACTAATTAAGCCAACAACCAACCCCCCAATCATTCCAGAAATTAATCCAGAGATCAACGGTGCACCACTTGCCAAAGCTATGCCCAAGCACAGAGGAAGAGCTACCAGAAAAACCACAATTCCAGCAGGAATATCCTTTGAAGGATTATTGTATGTTTTCGGACCAAATAGTTTATTCTGCTTAAATCCCATAGGTTTTTTACGATTGTTGTATTTTCAAATTAATACTTATATTAAACCTGAATTATTATAAAATATTTTCATAGTACATAAAGAAGGAATTATGAAGGGATAAAATTAATATTTTCTAAATCTTATTCTTAAGACAAAAATAGAACAAGAATTATGGATATTTATTTTCGAACCAAAATTTTTATTTCAAGTTGTTATATGAAATAACCTATCTTTTAATTGATCAAACCAATTGTGATTTGAACGTGGACAGGCCTGTATTGGTCTTATAGCTTAATGAGGATTCAAAAAAAACACATTATTGATTCTCTTTTTAATTTCCTGAAAAAATAAACCCCTATGTACCTATGAAGTTTGCGAAGAAATATTTTCCAACAGCTGTAATTATACTATTATTATTCAGGGTTACTGCTGTGATTGGGCAAAACGACCCTGATTTTTTTTACAATGGAGATTTACTCCCTGATGCACCCGAGTTGGCAGAAAGGGGAGAATATGCAGTTGGTGTTCAAACCTTGGAACTTATACATGAAAACCAACCCGATATAGCCAATTTCAGTAAGGAGCAACAACCCAGGTACGACAGGCCTTTGACGGTGGAAGTTTGGTACCCTGCTGAGGGTGATGCTCAATCAGAAACTACCTACAACGACTATATAGGGGTTGCAAATGATGAAAAACGTCCTCTTAGTCCTTTTTCATTTAAAGGACGGGCCGAACGCAATGCTTCACCAAAAAAGGATGAAGAAACCTATCCTTTGGTGATTGTTTCACATGGGTATTTGGGTTCCAGGTACCTGATGACCTATCTAACTGAAAACCTGGCATCCAAAGGCTATGTAGTAGTAGCCATACACCATACAGAATCTACTTTTGAGGATCCAGGTAAATTTTCCAGTACCCTTTACCACCGGCCTATCGATGATTTATTCGTTTTAAATGAAATGGAAAAAAGGGGTAAGAAAGATGCTGGAGGTTTTTTAGCTGGAATGGTTGATGCAGAGCATACGGCTTTAATAGGTTATTCCATGGGAGGTTATGGCGCATTAAATGCTGCAGGGGCTGGGTTTTCTTCGGCCTTTGGTGGTTTCTTTGGGCAAATGACCGGGGGAAGTGATCTAATAATGGAGCGAAGCCTTGCGAAACCATCCTATTCAACTTCTATTGATTCAAGAATAAAGGCTGTAGTGGCTTTTGCACCTTGGGGTATGGCAAGAGGAGTGTGGGACAATGAGGGTTTGGCAAATCTTAAGCTTCCGGTATTTTTAGTGGCTGGAGACCAAGATGATATTTCAGGTTATGAAAAAGGAATTAAAGCCGTATATGATGGTGCCGTCAATGCCAATCGGTACATATTAACCTATATCAATGCAAGACATAATGTAGCTCCTAATCCACCACCAGCTGAATCATTCCAAAAGGGCATGCACCTGGATGAATACCTACGGTATGCAGAGCCTGCATGGGATCAGAGAAGAATTAATAATATTAACCAACACTTTGTCACTGCATTTTTAGGGATCCACCTTAAAGGCATAGACTATTCTACCTATCTTGATTTACCAGTGGATGCATTGGAAGAAACTTGGAAAGGTTTTAAACCTAGAACCTCTATTGGTTTAGAATTAAGGCATACAGGGGCCAATAATTGAGAGCGTTATTAACTAATTTTATTTATTATATTTAATTAAAATTTTAATGCGTACGGTATTCATTTAATGGACCATGAAAGATATGAGATTTACTTTGGTTATTTTTGCGCTTTTGGCTTTTGTCAGCTGTGATAAAAGGGAAGAAGAGATGTCCGAAAATGTGACTGTCAATCAATATGTGGATTTACTTGTAAAGGGGGAATATTCCTCCACGGAATTACCGTCTTTTACGGCCTCTGATATCCCTGAGTTACTTGAATACCGTGACAGTAGACAAAAAATATCGAATTTCCCGATCAACTGGATATCTTCTTCCTTGACAGAAGAGAGCACTTTAGGGATGTATGTTTTATGGACAGTAGAATCAATCCGTGCAGTAGCTATCGATAGTGAATTTCTTATAGGGAGGTTCCCCTCTCAAAATCCTGTAGTGCAGATGCGGGCCAGTCCATTTGAATATGTGCCAGAGGATGAATCCCTTGAGATAGTCGCTGAAGCCTATATGGAATGGTGGCAGAAGAACAAAGATCGGGCATTTGATGAATTTAAGGAAGTTGATCCAATGTTGAGTACTGACCTAAGGTGGCATTAAACTGTCAACTAAAGGAGGTTCATCCCCTTATTTGGGAGTGGGTTATGTATGCTCTTACCGCCGTTATTGAGCGTCAATAGATGGGTTTTTATTTCATTCAGGGGCTAAGAATAGCAATTCCTCCGCAACACCTCAAGAAGACAAGATTCCCAAGTATTTTTCCATTGGAAAATTACTTGGGAATCTTTGTATAATAAAGATGCTAGGTATGTAGATGTTGACATCAAATAATATAAAATTTGTGCTACCTTTAAATCCTGAAAACACGTATATAAACCCAAAATTCACTTGATTTACTAAGTCGGAAATCAAATGGAATATTGATTTTGATCAATAATAGCCTTATTAATGGGATCTCATAAATCTGATTTTATCGGATTGTGAAAATTAGTTTTTAGATTTTAAAGGGAAGTGGTCTCTCCGAACAATAGCCGTTTTATAGCCCAATTCTTAATTAATTACATAGGCTTCCTAAATTTGTCTAAAACTTGTTTATTTCTGGAAGAATTGGTGTTTTTGTGTGTTGATTCAACTTGTTTGTTGCATCACCCATAGTGTTTTAGTGAAATTAAAATCTTTGAGCTGTAAATTATTTGTCCAATTATCTCAACTTTAATCATCTCAAAATTTAAATGAATAGGAAAATAAAAGTTCTTTACATAAGTTTTTTACAATTCAAAAAGAATTTTATTCAGTATCCTTACAGGAAATTTAATTTTATAGAGTTATTTTTAATATGGCTGAGTCAAAAACTTACTCGGTCTCAGTTTCTTGTTTTGTCGGGGATTTTGGTGGGTTTGAGTGCAGGGTCTGCTGGCGTAATCCTTAAAGTATTTGTCCATTATATCCAATCCTCAATAAGTACCGATGTTCCGCTACAGGAAAGGCTGCTAATATATGGTGTACTGCCTATGATTGGTGTTACCTTAACCTCCTTCGTGGTAAAGTATTTTTATAACGGAGATGAGGAGAAGGAAATATCCTTCATTCTTAAAGACATTTCTAAAAAACAAAGCAAGGTAAAATCAAGTAAAATGTTTTCCCAGATTCTTCAGAGTGGGATAACAGTTGGGTTTGGAGGTTCGGTAGGACTTGAAACTCCAATAGCCGTTACGGGTTCTGCAATAGGTTCTAACTTTGCCCAAAGGTATAGACTGGGTTTTAAGGAGAGGACTTTATTATTGGCAGCAGGTGCTGCGGCAGGCATTGCTGCTGCATTTAATGCGCCCATAGCGGGTATAATGTTCGCCTTCGAGATAATTTTAACCGGGCTAGTCTTTACAGATTTTATACCTTTGGTTATTGCGGCCATATGCGGGAGTTTACTTTCAACCATAATTTTAAACGAGGACATATTGTTTAATTTTCAGGCCCGTGAGACCTTCAACCATATCAATGTGGTTTATTTTCTAGCATTAGGAGTGTTGACTGGTCTGTATGCCAGGTATTTTTTAGTAGTAGGGCAAATGGTCCATAAATTCTTTGAAAAATTTAAAAATAAAGTAATTCGAAAAGCACTTTTAGGTGGGGCTATCCTATCTATCCTTTGTGTTTTATTCCCACCGCTCTTTGGGGAGGGGTATATGAATATTAGGACCATATATCAGGGCAATGTGGACTTGTTGATAGAGGACAGTCTTTTCCGATATCTAGGTAATTCAGATGTTATTATCATTGTATTTTTATCCCTAACAATACTTATAAAAGCATTTGCTACGAGCATCACTCTTAGTTCTGGAGGTAATGGAGGTAATTTTGCTCCATCTTTGATGGCAGGAGGGCTTTTGGGCTTTGTGTTTGGGTTTTCCTTGGAAATAATGGGCTTTACAGATGTGCCTACCACCAATTTAATGTTGGTAGGTATGGCTGGAGTGATGTCAGGAGCCATGTATGCGCCTCTAACAGCGATTTTCCTTATAGCCGAGTCAAGTAGTGGATATGACTTATTTATCCCTTTAATGATCGTGTCAGTAACCTCTTATATAATTAACAGGTCGTTTTCACCAATCAACCCTTCTTTTAAAGAGTTGGCTGAAAAAGGAGATATTTTTACAACAAGGCAGGACCAGAATATATTGTCACATATTTCACTTAATGAATGTATCAACCCTTCTTCGATTGTTATCCGTACCACAGACAGTATGGAGGAGGTTTTGCACATATTTAGGAATAGCGATCAAAACAGCATGGCTGTAGTGGATGCCAATAACCAATTTTGGGGAGTATTGAATAGGGAGCATTTGCGCCCATTCCTTTTGAATAAAGAGTCTGCTGATGGTACAAGTGTTAGCCAATTGGCCATTGCTCCACCATTTATTATTTCACCCAATGATTCTGTGATGGAGGTGACCAAGATGTTTGATGAAGCGGATGTATGGCAACTGCCTCTTCTTGATGAGGACAGAAGATTTAAGGGTTTTATTAGTAGATCAAAAATCTTAACCAATTACCGTGCTTTGTTAAGGGATTATTCGGAATAAGGAATACCTGATAGGGTAGTGGAGCTAAATGAGAAAAGCACCCTTTATAAGGTTTATATATTGCTTAATTCAAAGCGGTAGTGAATAAATAATACTTCCTATTAAGCTTGGTAAAAAAGATTGGTTGGAAATTTCGGATCGAAGTCAACCTTAGGTTCAATTTTAACCAACAAAAAAACCTGATCGATTGATCAGGTTTTTTTATTCACTTTAACCACTAACAACCACAAATAAAATTTGCTTACCGGGTGGCAAACAAATAAAATTTGTTGTAGTCCGTACGGGAATCGAACCCGTGTTTCATCCGTGAAAGGGATACGTCCTAACCCCTAGACGAACGGACCAGAAATAAAAAAAGAGCATCATTTGTTGTAGTCCGTACGGGAATCGAACCCGTGTTTCATCCGTGAAAGGGATACGTCCTAACCCCTAGACGAACGGACCATTTAATGATTGATGTGCTCTTTTTCTAAATGGTGATGCAAATATAGGGTCTTTAAAGAACAAACCAAAACAGAGTAAAAAAATAATCCAAAAGTAATCACAATCCTTTGAAAATTAGGGATAAAATTTGTGTAATGAAAATATTTAAGTACTCGTAAACTTTATTTTTGTCAATTCTGTTTCAATATTATAACCCATAGAATAATTATAAAATTTTAAAAAAGTAAAATTATGGCCTTAAGATTAGGAGATATTGCACCGGATTTTACTGCTGACTCTTCAGTAGGAAAAATCAACTTTTATGATTACCTAGGAGACAGCTGGGGTATTTTGTTTTCCCACCCTGCAGATTACACTCCAGTATGTACTACCGAATTGGGAGCAGCTTCAAAGTTAAAAGACGAATTTGCCAAGAGAAATGTTAAAATGCTTGCCTTAAGTGTGGATGGAGCAGAAAGTCACAGATCTTGGATCAAGGATATTAATGAGACTCAAGATACTACGGTTGAGTTTCCTATTATTGCTGATGAAGACAAGAAAGTTTCCGAACTTTATGACATGATTCACCCCAATTCTAGTGAAAGTTTTACTGTTCGTTCTGTATTTATCATTGGTAATGACAAAAAGGTAAAATTGATCATCACTTACCCTGCAAGCACTGGTAGAAACTTTGTAGAATTATTAAGGGTAATTGATTCATTGCAGTTGACTGCTAATTATTCTGTTGCTACTCCAGCAGATTGGAAAAGTGGAGAAGATGTAGTTGTTTCCCCTGCCATTAAAACGGAGGACATTCCTGCAAAATTCCCTAAAGGATTTAAAGAAATAAAACCTTATTTGAGAATGACTCCTCAACCGGACTTGAAATAATAAGTTTAAAGGTATAGCGGGGCTGATTAATTTCAGCCCCGTTTTTGGTTAAAGGTATTTTTTATCGCCCGGAAGCTATTGAAATTGTCAAAAAGGATTAGCTACTTGGTTTAGGATTGAATAAAGCTATTTTTTTGCCATGCTAGCGTTTTCAGTAAATTAAAAGTAATTCCAGTCTCACAATTGTATTTGCCTATGCAAGAAAATCAGGTTGTTTGGAGATTTTAGCATAGCACCGCTATGGTGAAATTGAAAACAGCAACGAAGTGGCTGATTTTGAACCGATTTCAGCACGTAATAGATTGTCTATTTCATATTTCGAGTTTAATAATAGCTGCTCCAATTACCTATTTAGGGTTAAACTAAGTAGTCATTTTTCTAAGTAAGGGGTATTGAATAGGAACCTTTTTTATATGGGAGACCGTAGCAGGGCTTGGTTAGTAAAGGATTAGTAAGGGAAATACAATTATTAAAAGTAATTGTTAGGCTCAATTTGAAATAAGTTGTTGCTGTTTTAAGAAAATTAAAAGAAATAATTTCATTTTAAAGCCTTAAAACCATCCGTAAAAAGACTGATGAAAATCATCGAACGAAAAGCGTAATTATTCTTATTATTCAAGTGAATTTCTTCAAACAAATAGTTTATAATACGTATTTTTAGGATTATTAATTTTAGTAAAGAAAATTAGTTAATGGATAAGGAAATAATTAGTAGCATTATCGTAGGATCGGGGAAGTATTTACCAAAAGAAATTATCCCTAATGATTATTTTTTAACCAAAGAATTTTATGACGCAGGCGGTAAAAGATTAGTTAAGCCTAATACCGATATTGTTGCAACGCTTCAAAAAATCACTGAAATAAGAGAAAGGAGGTATCTTGAAGAGAATTTAATGACTTCTGATATGGCTTATTTTGCTGCAAAAGAAGCCTTGACTTCTGCTGAAATTGATGGAGAGTCTCTGGATTATATTATAGTGGCTCATAATTTCGGAGACATTTTAAAAGACAATATTAGAATAGATACTTGTCCTAGTTTGGCGGCCAGGGTCAAAAACAAACTAGGGATTAAAAACCCCTATACAGTAGCCTATGATTTGCCATTTGGTTGCCCCGGATGGATTCAGGGAATGATTCAAGCCAATTACTACCTTCAATCCGGTGATGCAAAAAGAGTGATGGTAATAGGTGCAGAAAATTTGTCACGAATTTCTGATCCTCATGACATTGACAGCATGATTTTTTCTGATGGGGCAGGAGCAGTAATCTTAGAGGCGAAGAAGGGAGATAAAAAAGAAGGCATATTGGCACATATTACCAGGTCAGACACCTTGGACCATGCTTATTTATTGACCATGGGACCTTCTTACAATCCCGATTATCCTGACAATACCCGCTTTTTGAAAATGAATGGCAGGAAATTGTATGAGTATGCTATCAAAACTGTAGCGCCTACCCTTAAGGAATGTATTGAAAAGGCAGGGATAGATCTAGAGGCGATCAAGCATGTACTTATCCATCAAGCGAATGCCAAAATGGATCATAATATTTTGGAACGTCTTTTTCTACTTTATGATAAAAAAGATGTCCCAGGGGACCTTATGCCTATGAGTATTCAGGAATTGGGAAACAATTCTGTGGCCAC
Protein-coding sequences here:
- a CDS encoding LytR/AlgR family response regulator transcription factor, translating into MNCIIIEDQPPAQRILKKYIEDMGTLELMGTFSDPILAMEFLNNNGIDLIFLDIHLPRLTGLDLLKSLSKKPAIILTTAYSEYALESYELDVVDYLLKPFSFLRFVKAVGKVSVSVDSKTNEKPIIKSNPAKKEHFVKLGYDHVRIAFEDIMYIRADGDYCEIILMDKKYLSSEPMRKWMELLDGLHFIRIHKSYMVNITRIEKVSGNLITLVNGEQLPIGRAFKEDFSERFLK
- a CDS encoding DUF4943 family protein, which codes for MKDMRFTLVIFALLAFVSCDKREEEMSENVTVNQYVDLLVKGEYSSTELPSFTASDIPELLEYRDSRQKISNFPINWISSSLTEESTLGMYVLWTVESIRAVAIDSEFLIGRFPSQNPVVQMRASPFEYVPEDESLEIVAEAYMEWWQKNKDRAFDEFKEVDPMLSTDLRWH
- a CDS encoding 3-keto-disaccharide hydrolase: MKPNKMNFPTFNRPSFQLSQLLAIFLLLLLFYSCGKSESKTTVKSTEAEWETIFNGKNLEGWTAKLQHHESGDNYANTFRVVDGIIQVNYDGYERFDERYGHLFYKKPYSSFHLKFDYRFTDQWMEDAPSYTYRNSGVMFHSQAPETILKEQDWPISVEYQMLADAGDGKPRPTGNMCSPGTEVFFNGEMDPRHCISSSSPTFPWDEWVHAELIVYSDSLVIHKVNGEQVLEYTNPQIGGGVANRFDPSYKVDGQMLKEGYIGLQAEGQGVEFKNIKIKELN
- a CDS encoding 3-oxoacyl-ACP synthase III family protein, which encodes MDKEIISSIIVGSGKYLPKEIIPNDYFLTKEFYDAGGKRLVKPNTDIVATLQKITEIRERRYLEENLMTSDMAYFAAKEALTSAEIDGESLDYIIVAHNFGDILKDNIRIDTCPSLAARVKNKLGIKNPYTVAYDLPFGCPGWIQGMIQANYYLQSGDAKRVMVIGAENLSRISDPHDIDSMIFSDGAGAVILEAKKGDKKEGILAHITRSDTLDHAYLLTMGPSYNPDYPDNTRFLKMNGRKLYEYAIKTVAPTLKECIEKAGIDLEAIKHVLIHQANAKMDHNILERLFLLYDKKDVPGDLMPMSIQELGNNSVATVPVLYDLVAKGNKENHHFNAGDYSLFASVGAGMNINAFVYLHP
- a CDS encoding peroxiredoxin translates to MALRLGDIAPDFTADSSVGKINFYDYLGDSWGILFSHPADYTPVCTTELGAASKLKDEFAKRNVKMLALSVDGAESHRSWIKDINETQDTTVEFPIIADEDKKVSELYDMIHPNSSESFTVRSVFIIGNDKKVKLIITYPASTGRNFVELLRVIDSLQLTANYSVATPADWKSGEDVVVSPAIKTEDIPAKFPKGFKEIKPYLRMTPQPDLK
- a CDS encoding chloride channel protein codes for the protein MNRKIKVLYISFLQFKKNFIQYPYRKFNFIELFLIWLSQKLTRSQFLVLSGILVGLSAGSAGVILKVFVHYIQSSISTDVPLQERLLIYGVLPMIGVTLTSFVVKYFYNGDEEKEISFILKDISKKQSKVKSSKMFSQILQSGITVGFGGSVGLETPIAVTGSAIGSNFAQRYRLGFKERTLLLAAGAAAGIAAAFNAPIAGIMFAFEIILTGLVFTDFIPLVIAAICGSLLSTIILNEDILFNFQARETFNHINVVYFLALGVLTGLYARYFLVVGQMVHKFFEKFKNKVIRKALLGGAILSILCVLFPPLFGEGYMNIRTIYQGNVDLLIEDSLFRYLGNSDVIIIVFLSLTILIKAFATSITLSSGGNGGNFAPSLMAGGLLGFVFGFSLEIMGFTDVPTTNLMLVGMAGVMSGAMYAPLTAIFLIAESSSGYDLFIPLMIVSVTSYIINRSFSPINPSFKELAEKGDIFTTRQDQNILSHISLNECINPSSIVIRTTDSMEEVLHIFRNSDQNSMAVVDANNQFWGVLNREHLRPFLLNKESADGTSVSQLAIAPPFIISPNDSVMEVTKMFDEADVWQLPLLDEDRRFKGFISRSKILTNYRALLRDYSE
- a CDS encoding bifunctional SulP family inorganic anion transporter/carbonic anhydrase, encoding MGFKQNKLFGPKTYNNPSKDIPAGIVVFLVALPLCLGIALASGAPLISGLISGMIGGLVVGLISRSHTSVTGPAASLSAVVLIAIQLLGSFQVFLLALLIGGLIQVALGFLKAGRIADYIPTNIIKGLLAAIGLILIFSQLPYALGVELNESRLLNYSQDFFTGLQERAFLVFTTIAPGALLLSLISLVIMIYWDKTPLKHLKLFPPSLFVVILGVGLNQLFKFYIPTLYLDGVHLVNIPEINHFGSLFTFPDFTAINDSKVWTYAFTIAIIGSIATLLNLEATDNLDPHKRRSPPNQELVAQGIGNTLAGLLGGIPITSVIVRSSVNIEAGAESKFSTLIHGFLLTISVLFLSNIINLIPLASLAAILLLVGYKLTSFRIIKQMYRKGWVQFLPFAVTVIAILLTDVLLGVLIGSAVSVFFLLRSNFYNPYYIEATNPVNKKKIVRLELSNEVSFLNKPAIKRTLWNLPNGTKVIIDASFSSYVEPDILEIFEDYKDTFAKENNIDFNIIGLGDNFTPRNKIKIDRKHSQDRNDLKTPQKILNFLEEGNKRYVDGDLVSRRFQNKKLKDFIKDAPLAIVVNCIDMREPLNMLMNTGIGDLIPLKVAGNILGADLIDTIEISCRKQHAKLILIMGHSPNKLINYALKNTMSSSEERISSLLTPAISEGFFKPKELNAENLEDWTERLTKWNIEYSRALVLSSNPYLKSEILKGNIGLCTAIFNRKTGKIEFSTLSIAENRSNNNSLN
- a CDS encoding alpha/beta hydrolase family protein: MKFAKKYFPTAVIILLLFRVTAVIGQNDPDFFYNGDLLPDAPELAERGEYAVGVQTLELIHENQPDIANFSKEQQPRYDRPLTVEVWYPAEGDAQSETTYNDYIGVANDEKRPLSPFSFKGRAERNASPKKDEETYPLVIVSHGYLGSRYLMTYLTENLASKGYVVVAIHHTESTFEDPGKFSSTLYHRPIDDLFVLNEMEKRGKKDAGGFLAGMVDAEHTALIGYSMGGYGALNAAGAGFSSAFGGFFGQMTGGSDLIMERSLAKPSYSTSIDSRIKAVVAFAPWGMARGVWDNEGLANLKLPVFLVAGDQDDISGYEKGIKAVYDGAVNANRYILTYINARHNVAPNPPPAESFQKGMHLDEYLRYAEPAWDQRRINNINQHFVTAFLGIHLKGIDYSTYLDLPVDALEETWKGFKPRTSIGLELRHTGANN